A segment of the Lycium ferocissimum isolate CSIRO_LF1 chromosome 10, AGI_CSIRO_Lferr_CH_V1, whole genome shotgun sequence genome:
CCTCTTCAGCCCCATCTTCATCGACTTTGTTAGCCACCACTAAGGATGGCCGATCAGATAAACCCTCACTATAGTACTCGAGTTCCAAAATCAAGTCATTTAACTGCTCCCATGGTGGTATTCCCTTGTTATCACCCAGTGCTGCAGCCAAGTCTACCACATATGCTAGAACTTTTGTACGTTCTATGTGCCGAAGGAAAGCATGCCCAAGCCCACGATTTTCATGGGCTCCTCTTATGAGTCCTGGGATGTCGGCTACAGTTAAAGAAAAATCGTAATAATTTACGTTACCTAAGTTAGGCCTCAATGTTGTGAATGCATAATCGCCTACAACAGGTTTAGCCTTTGATAACGCCCCAAGAAGGGTACTTTTGCCTGCATTTGGCATCCCAATAAGACCTACATCAGCAATGCTCTTTAGTTCTAGCACAAGTACCACCTCTGAGCCAGGCAAGCCAGCACTTGGTAatgcatgatgatgatcatCATCAGATACTTCATCATCACAATCGGCTCCCTTTTGCATCATCTTTGACGCTTTCCTCATGGACAGATTGCCTAAGCCACCCTCCCCTCCACGAGCAACAACTATTCGTTGGCCTTGTTCTGTTAACTCTGCCACATTGTATTCTATAAGTTCAGTTTCTTCCAACTCATCTTCACATTCTGTTCCCATAACATCATCACCATCTTCATCTTCCATTTCTCCACAGCTTTCTTCCTCCCAATCGctcaaatcatcatcatcactttcgATTTTGCCTCTAGAAATTGAGCACGGAGTGCGGGAATTGGTCGGCAAACGAAAAGTTCTTTTCCTAGCTGTAGTTGATTCTTCACCATCAGAAGCTCGACGTCCACTTGATTTGACTTTCTTCTCAACTTTTGACCCGGTTTGGTCGGCCGTAATTGATTGTGTAGAAAACTCTGACGAATCAATATCAACTGTACCTGGAATCTCCCAAGGGTCCAACTTAGAACTTGAACTCTTCTCTACTGCAGATGGAAGTTCACCCTCTACTAGATGAATTACGGTACCGATTGGAACTTGGATCACCTATCACACAAGAGAGCCGGCCTTTAGTTTAGGTTTGATCAAAAGACAAACAATATACATATGCCAAAGACTCTAAAGATCAACAGAGAGATAAAAGTTGACCTTGTCGGCTCCTCTGCTTCCTATCATATTTTTGGAAGACCCATTTCCCCCTCTCTTTGCATTCTGAAATATGTCACAAACAATTAGGCAAAAATATAAAGTGTCACACATATATCAATCAAATGACTGGGTAAATTCcatcaataattaattgtgCAACAGATATCATGCAGTAGGGAAGAAAACACACGATGTGATGCTGCAGAGCACTCAAATCCCACATTGTAGGGGAACATTCTAATATCACGTCACCACCCCGTCCACCATTCCCGCCTGCATTCAGTCCAAAAAGAAGGTAAAGAAGAGAGGAAACCTTACAACTGGTCACTATAGCAAATCAAGCTTGACTGCATATCTTAAAATGAGTTGTATTGGTGAAACAAAAtgtatgaagaaaataaaaagaaaagaagaaacaataaaattattaaggtaaaaagaaaaggacagaCAAGGACGATATACAGCCACAAAACCTTTTTGGGAAGTtctgcaacaacaacatacccagtgaaatcccacaaagtggggtctggggagggtagagtgtacgcaaaccttaccccaaccttgggaggtagagaggttgtttccagtAGCCCTTGGCACAAGAACAGGCAATTCCAAGCAAtacgaaagaaagaaataacgAGAGCGAATAAGCCacaaaatactataaaaagtATGATAGAGCagtttttttgggggggaattTCTCTGGTTAAAAAAAGTGGAGTAACTTTACCTAGGAGCTCAAGAATGAAAAGCCATTCTTTAGGTCAGTGTTATTAACAGCCATCATTTCGTCACTCAAAGGGATGAACCAATGCGTGCGCGCGCGCCGGGGGAGGGCTGCGTTTCAGGATTGAAGCAGGCAATTCAAAGGAGTGCGCACTTAAAACAGTGATGCACAATGTGATCCCAACAAGAAGTGGTTGGTTCTTTGGATCTCAAACTTGAAGAGTTGGATTAGTATCAGCATTATGCTCAAATAAGTACGTTAATTGCAACTTGATCATTATAGCACTAAGTTCATGTATgttagaaatttttaaaataggtAAATTGCGCGCTTCACTTCTCGCTGGAACCCCATGGACCTTGttgtttttgtgtattttgcttcttcctttttaaattttttatcatACATAGGGGGAAGGGAAGTGGAATGGGAAGCAGGATAACAAGGTGGGGAATCAAACAcccaccaacaaggtgaaagttcaagTTTTGCCGTACATCATCCTTCTCTGATATTCCGGATTTCATTTAAATATTCAGTGACCTCAGAACTTCAATATCAATGATACTAAAAGCATCAAATTTCTTGAGTAGCATCTTTTAGTTTCTGCAACTTCTGCATGCAGAAGGCCctcaaaaataaagaaagagaaaacTTCTCAACACATAAAGTATCAAAGTTGAACAATAAAAATGCATGAGGTCTTTCAAGTGCATGATTTTAGAGACACTTCAGTTGCATACCATATTACCCCTGAACCATATAGATTTGCTATTAAGACCGGAATTTGCAATTTTCAGCTCGTTTTAAACCTACCCTTCAGCTTTCTCAATCCCTGTCCTCATAAAAGTTGAATTACAATAACTTGTTAAAGCAGATCAAACTACATTATATTTCTCCGTCTCTATCAGGTTAACATTCCTCTCTTAAGGCAAGTGAAGAAAGTACAGTTATCTTTTCCATTGTGGTGTATGAATTTCTcgtttattttctttcaatcttTTATTCTCCTTCTCTTGAGGTTCTGGAGAATTCTAACTCTACAAATAATTGGTCTTTTGTTTATTGAATTTTCGCTCCAAACAAGTGTTTCAGGTATCCAACCAACCAATGAAGTAGTTAGCGCTACAGCCTCGGGAATAGCTGGTTTTTGGTTCAAACTTTACCAGTAAACAGTTGATATGTTAAATTCGGGTTACATATATGACATGTTGGTGCTTTAACTTATATAATTTACCATGGGTGGGTGACTCGCTGTTTATCTTGATTTGGTTGACAGCATCTTAATTGTTTAATCAGTAAGTGGGCAGCTTGTCCTGTATTTCCATCATGTCAAGTAAAGGAGAACAGTTAACCAAGAGATCTTGTGATAACCAAGAGACGAAATGTGCATCCAAGCAAGGTTTTAACATAaagaaattgaaggagaaaaagagcAGTTTAAGAGAAGAATGATAATAAATTTAAAGAAAGGGTAAAACTTCAATTGGGAAATGAAAGACCCAAAGATGGAAGATGGAAGTCAACTAGTTACATATTTCCTCCGCGCCACCCCTGAGGTATAAAGAGGTTAGAGAACATACCATCAGGTCTGCCACGGCGATCATGTCGACTACGACGAATACTGGTACAACCATTGCCACCATCACCTCCTTTGGCCCATATGCGAAAGCGGTCAATCATTCTTCGTTCCTGTACGGAAACTTGTATAAACGGACAAATACGTACTGGGAATAAAAGTGAGTATATTGAAAGTAGTTCTCGTAGAGGGAGAGAACTGGAAGCATGAAGGACCTGTAGAGGAGCAAGCTTCGTTTTCTTGTAGACAATGTCTGAGAAAGAATAGGTTTGGATTAGCCATGGAGACCGCAAGCATCTTCGCGAAGCCTTCAAGTAGAGAACTTTCTGGCTAAATGACATATCCCTGTTCTACTCTGTAATCTTCCAAGTTTCCAAGGTTCCACACTATGAAAAAAATCAGTTCTGATTCTAAGATTTCATCACCTGCTAGCATGAGTGACAGAAAAAAGGCAGGAAGTATTTAAAACTTGTGCAAGTGATATAGTTAACCTTCATGCAGAGATAATAAAGAGAAATTAAGGCAGCTCAGTTCAGGTATTCAAAGAAGATCAAAATAATCCATCCAAAATTTAGTATCCTAGGGGTGAAGTGGGTGTTATCAAGATCAACTCTAGAACTCTTATGCAACTGGAAagaaattggaagaaggaaggCGAAGGAAGATTGTTGGCAGTCCATTTCAGCTTGTATTTGGTGGtcaatttggaaggaaagaaactCAAGACAATTTGAAGATAAAGCTAACTCTATCCAGATAGTTAAAATGAAGCGtcttagtttcttttatttttgatgtAAACAAGATATAGTGGTGGAAGTAGTTGATTTGGTATATTTTCTAGGCAATGTGTAAATTGTAACTAGCATCATTACCTCCTGGCCACTGTTTTTGGTCGCTTTACCTGTAAAGTTTCACATCAGCATTCTAAAAAATGCTGATACTTTTGGATGGAATACAAATGTTACcttattcacaaaaaaaaaaaaaaaatccatccaaaatttaaaaagaagacGACTTGGGGGGAATGCACTCACAAGGAAATTTGGCAATAAAAAAGATATGTCTTCAATGAATCAACTATTGCTGTATTTTTTCCAGCCACCAAATCGACACAAGAGATATTAGCAAATGAGTGACACCCTGATACTTTGGCATGAGAGCTGTTAAATATGCAGTTCCTAATGAATGTACAATTACAAATAATTGTGTCAAATGCAGCATGTCGAATACACATAATTGTGTCAAATGCAGCACATTCGAGCCAGAGCAGAGACATAGAGCTTCTAAACCATTCTAGAGCTAAGTGCTTCATCTATCATATATTTGGAGAAATTTTCCATAgttatatttatatacttaaAAGTAGTTAACTCAACGAGAGCAAATTATCTTAGTCtaaaaaattacatgaatagtTCAACAATAATAAAcatattttgtttttactttttagttttaGATAGAAGAATCTGTTTTGTTTCGACAACCACATGGACCTGAAACATAGTGACACACTTCAACTACTACAAGCAATCAACTTTCTTTGTAAATTCTATGCCTTCCAGAAAAAGGGGGACCTAGAGTATAAGTTCTTTCGATAATTTTATCAAACAGCTACCACACAATGTAGTTTTAACTCTAAACAACCACCCATGACAGAACCCATTCAGTATGAAACCAGCACTCTTAACCATTAAACTCAGAATTCcacaaaaggaaaattttaCAGCAGCAAGTACACAAAAGTGCCAAACTCGTTTGTGTTCGAGCAACAATCCTTCGTCTCGTAAATGCTTTAGTCCTAGTACAGTAGTTCTGTAGTTAAGGATGTTTACGTTTCTAGGATAGCTAGCTGTGTTACAGCTAAGCTATGGTGCTCTACATGTTCTTACACTTTGGTGATTAATAAAGAAGTTagttacccaaaaaaaaaaaaaaagtgccaaACTCCTCCACCCATCTTAGattattaatttgattaaatagcCAAAGAAATCAGTCCAGCTCCAAAGAAAATGTAAAACTAGAAGCCAAAATGAACTATTCTAACCATACTGAATCAAATTTCAGTGAAAGAACATTCAGCATATTCAATATATGATCCAGCCTAGCAGTAACACAAATGCTAAAGAACTCCGAAACCACTTTTCGCGTTGCATATCATTCTCTCCATGTTAAAGTTCTATCGAGGTGTCCAAACTCCCTCAGGTACTCGAACCACACACCAAAACTTACTTATATGCATctcttagggtgtgttcggtatgtaggaaaacattttccagatgatgttttccaattttcccatgtttggttggtcttAACATTTTATGTAAGAAGTTgttaagttccttaaaaatgacgAAAATGATTTCCTTCCTTAGTAGGAGTACGGAAAACAAGAGGCATTCCACATTGATTGTGTCTCCCCACCCTCCAACACACCTCATCTTCAACCCCATCCCCGTATATCTAAATTATGTACAAATGCTTTTcggataatattttttgcttatataccgaaaataagtaagaaaccacttatttttcttttcccaaaaaaaaaaaaaaaaatatatgcatagaaatattttccttcataccgaacacaccctcaATGTCATTCTGTTACTCAAGACTTCACCAGCGAAATAATTTCCCTCCCAGACAATTTGTCGAACAGGTTGCGTACATCACTTTAACCAAGTTTTTTTTCCTCATTGAAATAATTGAATTACCCTCCCAAAAAGTAGGAATTATAGTTTAATCATAGCTTCTTCATCtcaataaaaaaacaaaaccaaaatttCACAATTGTGCTGTAGGACCAcaccaaaagagaagaaaaagaaaattgtgtaatagaaagaaagagagaccTTACCTGAGGAAAACTCGAGTTTGTGGTGGAGCAGTGTGATTGTTTTGGTGTTGTAAGTGAGAGTGAGTGTGCTGTGTGTTGTTAGCTTGAAAGTGAGGGGACTTTGTGAATTTTACACAGGTTTTAGTCACTTACCTCAACCATTTTTGTGCAGCCACTCTTAACAAATCTTTGTCCAAATCAATTCCAAAATTTGTGAAATTTGGtagtcattaaaaaaaaaaaaaaactaacctaaaataaaaattgcaaaattgaattaaaaataaagaaaatgcgCGCATTTAATGTCGTGGTACGACATACACCAACTTCGTTATTTTGGCCTCCACTTTGAACTTATGAATTGACTCCCCAATTTTAATTCAAGTTTACGGCGATGTACTTGTAGCGGTGATACAATTCAAATAGGTCGACTATTCGGTGTCGCATCTTGCACTTTTTGGCCTTTAAGTGAAGAATGTCATATTATTTTAGGCATGACAAACGTCAAAATaaacacattttcttccaaaatcaCCAAATTTCCTCATAGGCTTGGTTAGCTCAACTTTCATATCCCGAAGCTAACCTTTCATTTCTAGAAAAGACTTATACATCCCCAATCGAGCACAATATTGAAAAATGATTGAAATGTGGTCCAATGCgctcaaatttcaaatttgcaTCATTTCAACATCCTCACCCAAAATGAACTAGAGTCTGCAAAAATGATTTGATGAACTTTTCTTTGCATGATCATATCACTTCTTCAAATCTCAGCATCATTCACTAACTTTAGGCCGATTGATCGGCCCTCCAACTTTAGTTCTTCAAAATTGATTTGGACCTTATTTTTATTGAAACTAACTAAAATTTATTATCCATGACAATTTAATATTGAGCATCACATGTCTCAATCTTTGCACTAAATTTGGCCTCCAAGTCCCAGATATCAATTTCAAGTTGCTCCAATTCTTGATTTTGCTTAACATTTATTTTTACAAATCTTCCATCATTCGAGAAATGTCTTTACGACCCCCATAATATccaagttgttgagcttgattGATTAGCCAATATTGACTTTAATTCTCTACTTTGATATTAgacatctttctttttctaagggaaaaaataaaaaattgaataagaaaagaagaaataaaaaaataagaattaagaAGATAGTAATCATCTatggggcaatttgcacgattgcccttaatcggaggtggtctttaatttttgttcttcgcTTAAAATAttctgaggttctgggttcgaatcctggctcaataaaaaaaaatcgcaagacagagttttgttgcaaaattaggcctattggggcaaaagttaggccttaaggctaTTGATATAgctcttttttatttaatcaaGTAACTATTATTATCTTAAGCAAAAAAATGtacttaattattttaatatcttcctccaaattcatattGTTGGCTCTTGATGATGACACGGTCGGTGGAAATTGCGGCAGTTGGAGTAGCCATATTCAATCCAGCGATTAAAGTGAAATTTACCCTTTAGTTAACATAACTACTTCTTTTGTTGCTGAGGAAGACACTGTTAGAAGAATTACTGAAAAAAGCAGCAAAAGATGACTAGGAGAAATGTAATTCCAAGGAGAATAAGGATGAAATGAAAGTGATACTAGTAACTAATGATACTAACCTTGAGAATGTAGAAAATGGTGCATCCACCAATATTATTGAAACCATAGAGTCTTTACCAGAAGAAGGTATACAGTCGTGACAatcttatttaaaaatttaaagtgtCAGAAAGAACATACTTATactatttacttaattatgtctAGACATACATATGTgcttttcccccctttttttttttttgcgtaatACATAAATTACTATGAGCACATTTGTTATATACGATGCACCGAAGTTatattttaaggaaaatggTTCTCATcggaaaatcattttttctacTGCATATTTGGTTGCCTAAAAATGTCTTCAAAGAAAACATTACATTTTCTATCAAATGGGGAAAAAACAACTTTCCTCCCCTTACAGACTGAAGTTATTTTCCTTACCGTTATTTTGACTTTTAACGTTATATTACTACTTCAACTATACTTACATATTATTAATCTTTAAAACTTACAAAATTTCCCTAAAATGTCAGTATAGAAAATGATTTCCGTCATACCAAAACAATGTCAAGATATAACGTCAGATGGGTTTTGATTTACAGGAAGCAAGTCTAAAGGCAAGCCCAGACGTGTGAAGCGACAAATTCCATCAGCTTCAACAGCAATTCTCATGGGCTGCATTAATCTTGGCCTTTTTCAAACACTCTTCCTAGTCTTTCTCGCTAAACCAATTTTAGGGATCTGTAAGTCTATATATCAATAATTATTCAATGTAGAGTTCGTTTCTTAAATGGTCACTCAACCATTACAAGATAAgtgaataaaattatttttcttacttttgtATCAGAAAAACTACTTATCTTTTGTTATTTCACATAcaaggtctttttttttcttttaattatatcAGGAAAGTTACTTATCTTTTACTATTACATTTAATTAGAGCACAATACGTAACATTTACAAGCTAATTTCAGcaaataatatattatatatatatatgtacagggATCACCTATGCTATCCCCAGCAAAGAAGTATTTAACACTAAGAGCACTTGGTACTCCTGCAGTCCTTTCTTTGGCTATGCAAGGTGTTTTTCGTGGTTTCAAAGATACAAGAACCCCTTTATATGCTACTGGTAAGTGCATCgtggatttaagttatatacatcgATAGTGTAAAGATCCTTTTATGTTATCAGTGAATTTTAAGCAAGTTAGAATGCTTATCAAAAAATTATAGTAACAACTTTGACCTGAttctgtaaatattttttacgcCATAAGTACAAAAGTACTTAAACtcaatattaaatttttcccatGCACTGATAATTGAgctaattccttcttttctctGGTCCATCAGTTGCCGGAGATTTGACAAACATAGTTTTGGacccaatttttatttttgttctccGTTGGGGTGTTAGCGGTGCTGCTGTTGCTCATGTCCTTTCTCAGTAAGTCTATTAGCTAATACTATATATCATAATAAACTAGTAGTAGtagaatttatgaatgttacCTTGTCACTCTCATGTTATAATAATTCATTCTGATATATATGGTTCCCTTATTAGGTAC
Coding sequences within it:
- the LOC132034031 gene encoding probable GTP-binding protein OBGM, mitochondrial, with protein sequence MSFSQKVLYLKASRRCLRSPWLIQTYSFSDIVYKKTKLAPLQERRMIDRFRIWAKGGDGGNGCTSIRRSRHDRRGRPDGGNGGRGGDVILECSPTMWDLSALQHHINAKRGGNGSSKNMIGSRGADKVIQVPIGTVIHLVEGELPSAVEKSSSSKLDPWEIPGTVDIDSSEFSTQSITADQTGSKVEKKVKSSGRRASDGEESTTARKRTFRLPTNSRTPCSISRGKIESDDDDLSDWEEESCGEMEDEDGDDVMGTECEDELEETELIEYNVAELTEQGQRIVVARGGEGGLGNLSMRKASKMMQKGADCDDEVSDDDHHHALPSAGLPGSEVVLVLELKSIADVGLIGMPNAGKSTLLGALSKAKPVVGDYAFTTLRPNLGNVNYYDFSLTVADIPGLIRGAHENRGLGHAFLRHIERTKVLAYVVDLAAALGDNKGIPPWEQLNDLILELEYYSEGLSDRPSLVVANKVDEDGAEEVYEELKRRVSGVPVFAVSAILEEGVPELKDGLRMLISGEQTHRLKLDGIVLHQDDAFVSI